The following proteins are co-located in the Seriola aureovittata isolate HTS-2021-v1 ecotype China chromosome 7, ASM2101889v1, whole genome shotgun sequence genome:
- the LOC130172903 gene encoding ribonuclease ZC3H12A yields the protein MNQVLPSQSSASGLLEPDSEEFQLRVDFFRKLGYSSAEVKAALRKLGLCSDTNSVLGELVNSRTSSAPCMSSSDSHDRSAGQKDPLLPPSWTLGPRITPQLGDRKNTDSELRPVVIDGSNVAMSHGNKEVFSCRGIQLAVNFFLDRGHNTITVFVPTWRKEQARPDAPITDQHILMELEKRKIVVFTPSRRVGGKRVVCYDDRFIVKLAYDSDGVIVSNDTYRDLQGERPEWKKCIEERLLMYSFVNDKFMPPDDPLGRHGPSLDNFLRKTPLPTEQKRQLCPYDKKCTYGIKCKFYHPERANKSYLSLADELREKAQISIVKEDRNARLSPKQLQSDTGPAHNTCSHPRDSEFIGDRKNSSNPSHVSGNKLVYSEDPGNSLNHMPCSGTGGQKDWPGLQLVQNHYYANISHEYLDSGLGSFESQYSDRSHCRSNSHRLRSQQQSALAGPRHNSVHLGKNNASHSCSCCSHAVSSTAHQQHHGNMDSMGKPNYPPQMFPTSVPQQRSLPSPLQYSGGPHYQQHYWSDPFQGQPQATTLCSLSSSVHSSHSHNSCCSYKGHEYHPWGQQPPSSATFDPQRLELRKKLQAIFNPHEVDTVMEMFPHLMDAEKLAAKILNLKAQRGIF from the exons ATGAATCAGGTACTTCCCAGCCAGAGCTCAGCTTCAGGCCTGCTGGAACCAGACAGCGAGGAGTTCCAGCTCAGAGTGGATTTCTTCAGGAAACTGGGTTACTCCTCCGCAGAGGTGAAGGCTGCCCTGAGGAAGCTGGGGCTCTGCTCAGACACCAACTCTGTGCTTGGAGAGCTGGTTAATAGTAGGACAAGCTCTGCGCCCTGCATGTCCAGCTCTGACAGCCATGACAGGAGCGCAGGCCAAAAAGACCCTCTGCTGCCTCCCAGTTGGACCCTCGGACCTAGAATCACACCACAACTGGGGGACCGAAAGAACACAGACTCAGAATTGAGGCCTGTTGTTATTGACGGCAGTAATGTTGCCATGAG TCATGGCAACAAGGAAGTCTTCTCCTGCCGCGGCATCCAGCTGGCAGTGAATTTTTTCCTGGACAGAGGTCATAATAccatcactgtgtttgttcCCACTTGGCGCAAAGAGCAGGCCAGACCTGATGCCCCCATAACAG ATCAACACATACTGATGGAGCTTGAAAAACGTAAAATAGTGGTCTTCACTCCATCGCGTCGAGTTGGGGGTAAGCGGGTGGTTTGCTATGACGACCGCTTTATTGTCAAGTTGGCGTACGACTCGGACGGCGTGATCGTGTCCAATGACACCTACCGTGACCTCCAGGGCGAAAGACCTGAGTGGAAGAAATGCATCGAGGAGAGGCTCCTCATGTACTCCTTTGTGAATGACAA gtTCATGCCCCCTGATGATCCTCTGGGTCGCCATGGCCCCAGTCTGGACAACTTCCTTAGGAAAACGCCTCTGCCTACAGAGCAAAAGAGACAGCTCTGTCCATATG acaAAAAGTGCACCTACGGCATCAAATGTAAATTTTACCATCCAGAGAGAGCCAACAAGTCCTACCTGTCCTTGGCTGATGAACTGAGGGAGAAAGCCCAGATTTCTATAGTAAAAGAAGACAGAAATGCCAGATTATCACCCAAACAGCTTCAGTCTGATACTGGGCCTGCTCATAATACCTGTTCACATCCTCGAGACTCAGAGTTCATTGGAGACAGAAAAAATTCTTCAAATCCCAGTCATGTTAGTGGAAACAAACTGGTGTACTCGGAGGATCCTGGAAACAGTTTGAATCATATGCCCTGTTCTGGAACAGGAGGCCAGAAAGATTGGCCTGGGCTGCAATTGGTGCAGAATCATTACTATGCCAACATCTCTCACGAGTACCTCGACTCCGGTCTCGGCTCTTTTGAGAGCCAGTACTCTGATCGTTCGCATTGCCGCAGCAACTCCCACAGGCTCAGGTCCCAGCAGCAAAGTGCACTCGCTGGACCTAGACACAACTCAGTGCATTTAGGGAAAAATAACGCCAGCCACTCCTGTAGTTGCTGTTCCCATGCAGTGTCCTCAACAGCTCACCAACAACATCATGGAAACATGGACTCTATGGGTAAGCCCAACTATCCTCCTCAAATGTTCCCAACAAGTGTGCCACAACAACGCAGCCTCCCCAGCCCTCTCCAATATAGTGGAGGCCCCCATTATCAACAACATTACTGGTCAGATCCCTTTCAGGGGCAGCCCCAAGCCACGACATTGTGTAGTCTCTCCTCTTCAGTCCATTCCTCACACTCACATAACTCTTGCTGCTCTTACAAAGGCCATGAGTACCATCCCTGGGGCCAACAACCGCCATCCTCTGCTACGTTTGACCCACAAAGGTTGGAACTCCGCAAGAAACTGCAAGCCATCTTCAACCCACATGAGGTGGATACAGTCATGGAAATGTTCCCACATTTGATGGATGCAGAGAAACTGGCTGCAAAGATCCTCAACCTGAAGGCTCAGAGAGGGATATTCTGA
- the LOC130171627 gene encoding uncharacterized protein LOC130171627, with amino-acid sequence MTAYILWTVITWTVKGILCTCRFLWICPYNAIKFLPREQHITEDTSRQLKQLVGFESKGIAAIPGSPDRTAALHKRLTKTEREILSLKTRIVCERASWERRFAELQRKQEELRHQLASEAGVLVKVGSCDDRRESGVDNGDVFEECSSGLSRQMYPNRGSEVSSRGDTCASSLSGSQFSSSSALSSRTASSSSSATSVRSWRTSYGPQRVFIPHSPMDLQIGHRVRIMLPSGRISTGTIRFLGHLQGEADLHLGVELQTPDHGLHDGSHRGHSYFECKPGYGAFVPFHKLLMAWE; translated from the exons ATGACGGCTTATATCCTGTGGACTGTGATTACATGGACAGTCAAGGGGATACTGTGCACCTGCAGGTTCCTTTGG ATATGCCCATACAATGCAATCAAATTCTTGCCGAGGGAACAGCACATCACAGAGGACACAAGCCGTCAGCTGAAACAGCTTGTGG GTTTTGAAAGTAAAGGGATTGCAGCCATACCAGGGAGCCCTGACCGTACAGCTGCCCTTCATAAAAGACTGACCAAAACCGAAAGGGAGATCCTGTCACTTAAGACTAGGATTGTATGTGAGAGAGCATCATGGGAAAGGAGGTTTGCAgagctgcaaagaaaacaggaggagCTACGTCAtcag CTGGCCTCTGAGGCTGGAGTGTTGGTGAAAGTGGGCAGTTGTGATGACCGGAGAGAGTCAGGAGTGGACAATGGAGATGTGTTTGAGGAGTGCTCAA GTGGTCTCTCAAGACAGATGTACCCAAACAGAGGGTCTGAGGTGTCATCAAGAGGTGACACCTGTGCCAGCAGTTTGTCAGGCAGCCAGTTCTCCTCATCTTCAGCACTGAGCTCAAGAactgcctcctcctcatcttcagcCACTAG TGTGAGATCATGGAGGACATCCTACGGGCCTCAGCGGGTTTTTATCCCCCACTCACCCATGGACCTGCAGATAGGTCACCGGGTCAGGATCATGCTGCCATCTGGACGGATCAGTACAGGAACAATTCGTTTCCTGGGCCACCTGCAGGGGGAGGCAGATCTCCACCTTGGGGTGGAGCTGCAGACACCCGATCATGGATTGCATGATGGCAGCCACAGGGGACACAGCTACTTTGAATG CAAGCCTGGATATGGTGCCTTTGTACCATTCCACAAACTCCTGATGGCCTGGGAATGA